In Elaeis guineensis isolate ETL-2024a chromosome 1, EG11, whole genome shotgun sequence, a genomic segment contains:
- the LOC105061223 gene encoding cysteine protease XCP1 codes for MDSVKLSLLLFSLCLIACSAVPKDFSIVGYSEEDLTSQERLINLFEIWRAEHRKSYANLEEKLKKFETFKDNLKHIDETNKKRSSYWLGLNEFADMSHEEFKKKYLGLKPHLPRGRDATSKSPKPFRYENSELLPKSLDWRKKGAVTQVKNQGACGSCWAFSTVAAVEGINQIATGNLTSLSEQELIDCDKLFNDGCNGGVMDYAFAFIFWNGLHTEEDYPYLMEEGTCEEKRGDLRVVTISGYEDVPANSEQSLLKTLAHQPVSVAIEASGRDFQFYRGGVFDGPCGTELDHGVTAMGYGSSKGQDYIMVKNSWGPKWGEKGYIKMKRNTGKPEGLCGINKMASYPTKEQ; via the exons ATGGATTCAGTCAAGCTCTCCcttctccttttctctctctgcCTCATTGCATGCTCGGCAGTGCCTAAAGATTTCTCCATTGTTGGCTACTCAGAAGAGGACCTGACGTCGCAAGAGAGGCTGATCAATCTCTTTGAAATCTGGAGGGCAGAACACAGAAAGTCTTACGCAAACCTTGAAGAGAAACTGAAGAAGTTTGAGACCTTTAAAGACAACCTGAAGCACATTGACGAGACCAACAAGAAGAGGAGCAGCTACTGGCTTGGGCTGAACGAGTTTGCAGACATGAGCCATGAGGAGTTCAAGAAGAAATATCTGGGACTGAAGCCTCATTTGCCAAGGGGAAGGGACGCCACATCGAAGTCGCCGAAGCCTTTCAGGTATGAGAATTCTGAGCTCCTGCCCAAGTCATTGGATTGGAGAAAGAAGGGAGCAGTGACTCAAGTGAAGAATCAAGGAGCTTGTG GGAGTTGCTGGGCTTTCTCGACGGTGGCGGCAGTCGAGGGGATAAACCAGATTGCAACAGGGAACTTGACGTCATTGTCCGAGCAGGAATTGATCGACTGCGACAAGCTATTCAACGATGGGTGCAATGGAGGTGTGATGGACTATGCCTTTGCATTCATCTTTTGGAATGGACTTCACACTGAGGAGGACTACCCTTATCTCATGGAGGAGGGCACCTGTGAGGAGAAGAGG GGTGATCTGAGAGTCGTTACCATCAGTGGCTATGAGGATGTGCCAGCGAACAGCGAACAGAGCCTGCTCAAGACATTGGCCCATCAGCCTGTCAGTGTTGCCATAGAAGCCTCTGGCAGAGACTTCCAGTTCTACAGGGGG GGGGTTTTTGATGGACCTTGTGGGACTGAGCTGGATCACGGAGTGACGGCTATGGGTTATGGATCATCCAAGGGCCAAGACTACATCATGGTGAAGAACTCGTGGGGGCCAAAATGGGGCGAGAAAGGGTACATAAAGATGAAGAGGAATACAGGGAAACCTGAAGGTCTCTGTGGGATAAACAAGATGGCTTCTTATCCTACAAAAGAGCAATGA
- the LOC105061222 gene encoding probable inorganic phosphate transporter 1-10, which produces MAVKVLTALDLAKTQYYHFKAIMIAGMGMFTDAYDLFCITPVNALIGRIYYEPQGSDPGVMPPAVVSAMVAVSLMGTIIGNLVFGALGDRIGRRRVYGLTLLLMVSSSFACGFSLGRTRGCVLSSLCFFRFLLGIGIGGDYPLSATIMSEFANKRTRGSFIAAVFSMQGFGILASSAVTMAVTRAFDGATEDSHISPLHTPEGADLAWRIILMMGAIPAALTFYWRMAMPETARYTALVEHDEIKATDDMGKVLGDFDLQSVVEHSDTSLVLPPPLPPTYGLFSKQFLRRHGRDLFACSMAWFLVDVPYYSNTLFQSLVYEPWFPKAQNVNAYVEAYDVAKFQAIIAVASTIPGYFATMYFIDRIGRRKIQMMGFLFMAIFIFALAGPYDKYWHNHTKVGFIILYGFTFFFSNFGPNTTTFIVPAELFPARFRSTCHGISGAAGKVGAMIGAIGFLWASRSRKKKEPGIGMMNALIILGGVCVVGTVVTYFFTTETMMRSLEENEGGESNHRENDRELNGRELPTSTTNSSPLSTRPIRGWSPLASPL; this is translated from the exons ATGGCCGTCAAGGTGCTAACGGCGCTGGACCTCGCCAAGACTCAATACTACCACTTCAAGGCCATCATGATCGCCGGCATGGGGATGTTCACCGACGCCTACGACCTCTTCTGCATCACCCCCGTCAATGCGCTTATCGGCCGGATCTACTACGAACCCCAGGGGTCGGACCCCGGCGTCATGCCCCCGGCGGTGGTCTCGGCGATGGTCGCCGTCTCGCTCATGGGCACCATCATCGGGAACCTGGTATTCGGCGCTCTCGGCGACCGCATCGGCCGGCGGCGTGTCTACGGGCTCACCCTCCTCCTCATGGTCTCCAGCTCATTCGCCTGCGGCTTCTCCCTCGGCCGCACCCGCGGCTGCGTGCTCTCGAGCCTCTGCTTCTTCCGCTTCCTGCTCGGCATCGGGATCGGCGGCGACTACCCGCTGTCGGCGACGATCATGTCGGAGTTTGCGAACAAGCGGACACGGGGGTCGTTCATCGCGGCCGTGTTCTCGATGCAGGGGTTCGGGATATTGGCGAGCTCGGCGGTGACGATGGCGGTCACCAGGGCGTTCGATGGGGCCACCGAGGATTCGCACATCAGTCCGCTGCACACGCCGGAGGGAGCGGACCTGGCGTGGCGGATCATACTGATGATGGGAGCCATTCCGGCGGCCCTGACGTTCTACTGGAGGATGGCCATGCCGGAGACCGCCAG ATATACAGCTCTAGTGGAACACGATGAGATCAAAGCGACCGATGACATGGGAAAGGTGCTTGGAGACTTCGATCTGCAGTCGGTTGTCGAACATTCAGATACCTCACTTGTGCTGCCGCCACCGCTGCCTCCTACCTATGGTCTCTTCTCCAAGCAATTCCTAAGAAGGCATGGCCGAGACCTTTTTGCTTGTTCCATGGCATGGTTCCTTGTCGATGTCCCCTACTACAGCAACACCCTCTTCCAGTCCCTAGTCTATGAACCTTGGTTCCCCAAGGCTCAAAATGTTAATGCTTATGTAGAAGCCTACGATGTTGCAAAGTTTCAGGCAATCATCGCCGTTGCCTCAACAATCCCGGGCTACTTTGCTACCATGTACTTCATCGATCGCATCGGGAGGCGAAAAATCCAAATGATGGGGTTCCTCTTCATGGCAATTTTCATATTTGCGTTGGCAGGGCCATATGACAAGTATTGGCACAACCACACCAAAGTTGGGTTCATCATTTTGTATGGCTTTACCTTCTTCTTCTCAAATTTTGGACCTAACACGACAACATTTATCGTGCCGGCCGAGCTCTTTCCAGCCCGGTTCCGGTCGACATGCCATGGGATCTCAGGAGCAGCAGGGAAGGTAGGCGcgatgatcggagcaataggatTCCTTTGGGCTTCTCGGAGTAGGAAGAAGAAGGAGCCAGGAATTGGAATGATGAATGCCTTGATTATTTTAGGTGGTGTTTGTGTTGTTGGAACGGTTGTAACCTATTTCTTCACCACCGAGACTATGATGAGGTCTTTGGAGGAGAATGAAGGTGGAGAAAGCAATCACAGAGAGAATGACCGGGAGCTTAATGGAAGGGAGCTCCCAACAAGTACAACAAACTCAAGTCCACTCAGTACCCGACCTATTCGTGGGTGGTCTCCTTTGGCTTCTCCTCTGTAA